The following is a genomic window from Nitrospira sp..
CCGACGTCGGGAGGGTGGATGGTGAGGCGGAATGTCCTGTTGCGGCTGTTTGAAAGCCTGGGATGGACGGCAGGCCAACACTGCTTGAGAGAATAGCGCCCTTGACGGTCGTACCGGAAAGATCATTCCCTTCGCCGGGTGATGCAGTCTGCTGGAGTTCCTTCCCAACTTCGAGCGCGAGCCCAACCTGGGTGCTGACGATTTGGCGCGTCACAGGACTTGGAAGAATGCGATGTTCTTCCCTGACGACCGGCGGTTGCAAGGTGCGCCCGCTCACCTGAATCTCCGAGACAGGATCGACCGTCCCGGCCTTCATGGTGACCTCCGATCCGCTTTTGATGGAAAAGGGCTGGCCGTCTCCGGTCAACGGCTCGATTCGCGCCTGAGTCGCGGGATGCCTTCAACAACATGCTCGGGCTTCTCCATGCCTTCCGGTTCCGGCAAGACAAGTACATCGCCCGCATCGGCTACCAACGCGATACCGAGGCTGCCGGCGGGTCCAGCTTCTCCTACGGAGGCAATCGGCTCCAGCTCGGCGGACAGGCCACGCTCCCGTGGTATGACATCAGTGGCCGGCTCGACTATGAGGTCCATTGGCGTGCATACAACCATGGCCAGGTCACTTTTCTCGACGAGGCCGGACAATTGTCTCCACGCCGGGACACCGAACAGGACCTCTTCGTCCAGGTGGCCAAAGCCCTCCCCCGCAACTTGACCCTGGCGCTGCAATATCAAAGCGTGATCAACAGTTCCAACATCCTCGTCTATACCTAAGGAAGGTCTGATTAATCCCTGTGTTCACTCGGCACGCTGGTCCTGGGCTGTGGTTACCAGCGGAAATTTGGTGGAGCTTCGCTGATCCGGGCGCTGTTTCGTAGGGCGTCCCCACCATCCGATGCCCCTCTGCAGCCCTGCCCCCGTCCCCTACGTCCCCGCCAAAAGCCGCCAGCGTATCACGTACAGATTCGCCAAGCCGCAGCTGATGAAGAGCCAATTGGTATTCTTGTCGAGTCCGCGGTAGCGGGCTTTCGTCCACCCAAAGATGCGCTTGATCACCAAGAACGCATGCTCCACCTTGGCCCGGACTTTCGATTTGGTCCGGTTCTTCGCCCGGTCCGCCTCACTCAGGGGCCGATGCCGATGGGCGTTGGCCTGGATGAAGCTTGTGGCCTCGGAGGCGTGTTGCTGGATGACCTCACGTTGTCCGCTGTAAGCGGCATCGCCCCCCACCCGCGTCTCGTTGCCGTGCAGGAGCTCCGGTAACACCTGACTGTCATGCACGTTCGCGGCGGTGGCCGCCACCGAATGGATCAGCTTCGTCCGGCTGTCTACCCCAATATGAGCCTTCATGCCGAAATACCACTGGTTCCCCTTCTTCGTCTGGTGCATCTCCGGATCCCGCGTCTTCGTACGATTCTTTGTGGAGCTGGGGGCGCTGATGATCGTGGCATCCACGATGGTGCCCCGGCTGATCTGCCGCCCCGGCTCGGCCAGATACGTCCGGATCAAGGCAAACAACTGTTCCCCCAACTGGTGGGCCTCCAGCAGATGGCGGAATTTACAGATGGTCGTTTCATCGGGGACGGGCTCGCGGCCCAGATCAATCCCCACAAACTGCCGCAGGGCCCGCGAGTCGTACAACGCCTCCTCCACGGCCGGATCCGACAGATTGAACCAATGTTGCAAGAAATGGATGCGGAGCATGCGCGCAATGCCGACGGGCGGACGTCCGGCCCCCTCGGCCTTGGGATAGAACGGCGCGATCACCTCGGCCAGGTCACCCCACGGAAGCACGCGGGCCATCTCGTCGAGGAACCGCTCCCGGCGCGTGGCCGTGCGATACCGTGCAAACGGAACCTCGGCAAAGGTCTGTTGCTCCATGGGCGCGTCTCCTTCAGGGTGATGCGCTCTCCCTTACCACATCGAGTGACGTGAATAAATCAGAGATTCCCTAAGACAAAAACGTGTTCACCACCCTGCTGACTTGGACCTATTAGCCCGCATTATTCACGACGGTTCGTCGCGAAATCGCGTGATCGCGTCGCGAGACGGGCGCCCGGAGCCGCGAGGACCCGAGGCGTACTTGAACAGTACGTCGAGGGATCTGAACGGCGAGGCCGCCCGCGTGGCCGCCGGTAAAGCGCGGCCAGGCTCGTCGCAGCAGCGAGGACGTGATTGGAGCAGAAGCGGTCGTGAATAATGCGGGCTAGAGACCCTGCGTCCTCATTCCGATGAAGCGTGGAATCACCGATCAGGAATCTGCCAATCGATCGGCGCCAGAGCGGCATCGGTGAGGGCTCGATTGGTCCGCGAGAAGCATCGACAGCCAAAAAACTTGCTCGCCGACAACGGCGACGGATGTGCGGACGCGATCACCACATGGTGTGCGTTGGTGATCAGCCGCCGCTTCTTCTTCGCCTCACCGCCCCACAGGACAAACACCACGCGAGTCGGCTTGGCATCGACCAGTTCGATGATACGATCGGTCATGGCTTCCCACCCGCGCCCCCGATGTGAATTGGCCGCATGCGCGCGGACCGTCAAGGCGGTATTCAACAGGAGCACCCCCTGCCTAGCCCACGGCTCCAAACAGCCGTTGTTAGGGATGCGACAGCCCACATCGTCGCGGAGTTCCTTGTAGATGTTTTTCAAGGATGGCGGCAACGATCGAATGTGAGGCCGCACTGAAAAACACAGACCATGCGCCATACTTGGAGTGTGATAGGGATCCTGGCCCAACAGCAGGACCCGGACAGCCTCGTAGGGTGTCATTCGTAACGATCTGAAGATGTCCTGCCGCGGCGGCAGGATCGTCCGCCCCTCTGCCGCTTCCCGTTCAAGAAACGCATCGAGCGCCAGATATGGGCTGCTGCTCACTTCCGCCTTGAGCAATCGTTTCCAGCCGGCCGGGATGGGAGGCAACATGGACACGGACGATTATGACCTCACGTCGAAGAGCAGCGAGTGATGGGAGCGTACAGGCTTGAGAACCACGAGAGCCGCTTCACCTAAGAGTTTGAATCCGGCCAGGCCGGCTCGAGCCCTGAGTTGCAGTTTCATGTCGGCGACAGGCTACGCTTCTCGGCGGAAACCGTCAATTTGTCCGATGGAGATTCGGAAATACAGCAACGCGATAATCTGGATGACGCGTCCCGGAGCATGAACGGACGGAAGGCGCCTGGTCCTGAATCGCGACGTTCCCCTCTCACGAACCTTCGCCTGGTCACCGTGTTTTTGCATGGATTTATGGAAGTCGAGCCGACCCCATTCTGAGTATCGATTTTGATACATCCAGTATCTGTTCGGATACCCTGCACCACCAGCCAACGACATCCTGTATTCGAAGCAAAACCGCCTCGAGAGGCCTAAAAACGTCTACGTATTATCATGACGGCTGCGGTCGGCGCCGTCTTTCAAGTTGGCCCTATTCTTGCCTCTTTTTGAAACAACTATTCCATCGTTTCGGCATCTCTCCCTGCTGATCGGTTCGAAGCGGATAACGGCACCGGTAGACGACGAACCGCCTGCAGCGTGAGACCACAATCGTCATCGGGAGCACGTCATGTGACTGACTGATCCAGGAATTAGCCTCGCAGCGGCTGATCCACGGGAATCACGACGGAGTCTCTCCGCATGGACCGACGGTACCTTCAGATTTCTCTTCTGACCGTGATGCTTCTTGGCGCGCACAGCGGCTGTGTATGGCACGGTGAATCTGCGGACCACCTGTGGGGGCCGACGTTGTTCCGTATCGCCACCCCACCTGACAGTCAAGCCTTTCTGGCAGAACAGGCCTGGCTGCCGTTGCTGGTCGAGGGCGGCACTCGCTGGGGGATCACCATCGGCTACTTCAGCAAACTGCTGAGCGTTCCCCTGGCTTTCCGACAGACTGCTGAACCTGCGAGTCAAAACCGCCCCCTCGCCTGGTCCTCCCTCGCCGCGATCCCCATCGGCTCCTGGCGGATCAGTCCGTTTCATACATCGATTCAACGAGCGCATGAGGCCGAATTTGTAGTGAAACGCATCGTGGGCCTTCAACTCTCGACCGCCCTCGACAGGGAAGGGTCGAACATGACATTCGGCACCTCGCGCACAAGCCGGTTCTGGCCACACCCTGATGCGCTCTATCTCCTGGAGTTTTCAAGCGACAGGCCGCTGGCGACCCGCTTTCTGGTCTGCGATGCAGAACCGGATGAATCCCTTGAGCCCTGCCTGCAGGAGGTGATCCGATGACAGCGTTACCGCTCCTCCGAGGTTTGCGTTTGCTTTGCGTGGTGGCTGCGGTGTGTTCCTCTGTCGGTTGTAAGGATTACCTCGTGGTCACCACCGCCACCAAATTCGGCCTGGAAATCTCTCAAGTAGCCAAAGAGCCGCCTAAAGTCGTGCTCGGCTATAAGCGAGAAGAAACCACCATCATTCCGGCCGAACACAGGAATGCGACATCCGGCAACGCCTCCCAAGCGCAGACCGATACCTATTCGGTTCTCGCCGAGTTCTGCGTCATGGCGAACCCCTCGCTGTGGGATTTCTTCGAAGGCCTCACGTCGACAGGTCGCGACGTGCCGGATGGCCTGCAGATCCGCTCGTTTTTCGCGACCGGGATGGCGGCTGCCAAAGCCGCCAATAGCGTCCAGACCCGTCACTACTTCAGGGACAATGTCCTGGAACGGACCAGCGACAAGCGCAAGGAGAAACGCTGCTTCTAGCTGAAGCAGGACCGTAGGAAGGGATAGAGCCCATGATGTCATCACGGCTCCCAATCCACCGATGGCTGATGGTTCCGATTCCGTTCATCATGACCGCTTGTTGCCTGAAGGACCCTACTGTCTATTTTTCCACCGGCACCATCGTGGGCCTGGAGGCCACCTCACCCACCAATGAAACGCCTCCGAGCATGACGTTCGGCTACAAGAGGGCGGAGATCGCCATGGTTCCCGTGACGAAACTCGACGAGAAGTCGGCTTCGTCTCCTTCCGATCGTGGATGTAGCGAGTTGCCTCCGTCAGCCTACTCTGGTTCCAGCATCGCAAAGGACGCCTACTCGGTCTTAGCCGCCTTCCACTTGGCCGTGAACTGGTTCGGTCCGGCCAAGATCGAGCAGCATTTTGCAACCGGCTGCGCGGCGACGCACCTCATCCGTGGATTGACGGAGGAAGAGGAGGACAAGAGGAAAGCTGAGGAGGCCGGAAACGAGTATCAAGAAGCGAAACGTTTGGTTCGGACCACCAAGGACGGAGCCGAGAGGCTGCTGCACCATGCACAAGCGCTGGAAAAGGCGATTCAAAAAACCAAGGACGACGCTGAGAAGGCCTCATCGACCATTGACAACAACACGTCCGATGGAGCCAAGAAAGACGCGCAAACGACGCTCCTACAAGCAGAGAAGGATGTATCGGCACGACAAACAACCGCCAAGCGTCTTCAATTTGACGCGGACAATATCAATCGGCTCGAAGAGGCGACGACAATGGCCCAGAGCGCCATCGAAAAGGCCTACAAGGCGACAAGAACTGAAGAGGTGAGACCCAAGGCGCAGAAGACCAAGGAAAACGCGACCCAGTTGCTCACGAATGCCACAGCCATGAAACAGCAGGTGTCGGACGATATAAGCAAGGCGGGCATAGCACTTAATAGCGTTCTTAAACTCGGCGACGAAATCAAAGCCAAGGTGTCAGCCAAGACAGCGCCTTAGGAGACCACAACATCCTGCGAACGAGACAAGGCTGCTGAGAGGATGCCCATGTGGAAGAAGCGCACAGCTGCCGGCTATCTCACCGTCACATTCACGCTGCTCTTTCCTGTCACCACCTTCCCGAGTCATCCGCACTCTGCATACGAGCCGGATGTAGCACCATGGGTCGGAATCGCGCTCTCTGGTGGGGGGTTGCGCGCTGCGGCCTTTTCACACGGTGTCATGCTGGAATTGCGCAAGCTTTGTGTGCTGACACGGCAGGAGGACCCCACAGATTCGGACGATCACAACGGCCACGAAATCCCCCTCGCACAGTTCTCTCTGCATTACCTCGAAGACAGAGCATACTCGGATGACGACCGTTCGAGTCCTTGTGGGCGAGGTGGAGGAGCTTCATTCTTGGATAACACACACTTTCTCTCCGGCGTATCCGGCGGCGCCATTACCGCCGCCTATTACAAGACCCATCCCGACCGTCTGGGTGAGTTCGGACAAGCGCTCAAAGACGCTCGGTTAGAGTGGAAACTCTTTACGGGAAAGAAAAAGACTCCCTTCTGGCGTCCACCGGTCATGCTGTTCGCCTCATTGCTGGACACAATTTTCCAGACATTCAAACTCCCGATCCTCCCGATCCCTGAAGTCGAGGTGGCTCCGTTTGCGACAATGACGCTCTACCAAGGTCTGTTCGAGAGCGAGCAATTGACACCGGTCTATAATGATCTCTTCTTGGATGGGCATACGTTCGGAGAATTGGAGGCGCAGAACAAGCGCACCGAGACCCTGACAAGAGCCCTGTTCAGAGGAAAGCCAGTCAAAGCGAACGGTATAGGACGAGCCAACCTGCTGATTCACGCAACCGACATCGCCAACGGCCGGATCTTCACCTTCGACAGAGAGACATTTGCCTGCCTCGGTGATGTCGAAAGTTTCCGGACGCTCGACCTGGCAACCGCAGTGGCGGCATCGAGCAGCCTTCCGGGAGTCTTCTCGCCGATGCGGTTGAAACAGCACCTGCAGGCTACCGATACCGCTTACATTCCCACAAACTGTCCTTTGATCCTGGGGGACCAAATCAGGTCACCGATCCTGGTGGACGGGGGTGTCAGCGACAATCTTGGAGTGACTGGTCTGCTCAGAGCCATCTTTGAACGGAAAAACAGGGATCGGTTCCAAGAGGATGATTGGGCCTTGGCGAATGGCCATGGCCTGACCGTTTCCCCCGGCGAGCCCACCAGAGCTTCTCTCGCCGATGCGGAGGTCACGGATCTCCATACGGCCCAAAAAGAAAACCCCAGATCCCAAAAGACGTTCCTACTCATCGTCAATGCAGGCGTGGGTGCCACCTCCTCACTACCAGGGTTGGCAGGCCACCTTGACGACAGTTTCGACGTCTTGATCAGAGATCGCACGGATCTGTCTCGGCTTGTCGCCCAACGATTGTTGAATAACTTCGGTTTCGGCGTGGTCGAATTGAATATGCGCGATCTCGTCAAGAACAACCGAGTGGTGACGCGGATCGTTAAGCAGAGCCTGGCGATTCAGAGCAAGACGAATTCTACAACCGATTCCGTCAACGAAGTCGCACGGGCGTTCGATTTCACCGAGATGGAACGAAAGGTCCTCAGCGACCTCAACAATGTGAGCTTGCTTCCGAGCAAAGCCGAAATCGACACCCTCATCCTGGCGGGACGAGCGGTGGTTGCGGAACTGTCGAGCACGATCAAGCGGGAGTACGAAGAATTAGCGGACAAACAATTTGCCGCGAGTTGCGACAGCATTGTCAATCCGGACCGCCACTATTGCTGGCCAGCAAACTTTGCCACGCCCCATGTGGTCGCCAATAAAGTCGGGGTGTTGCTCGAAATCCTCACAAAAACGAGCGAAGACTTTTCGAAGAAGACCACCGAGAATCGATCAATTCAATTGGCTCAGATTCGAAGCCAACTCTGGGAGTTATACGCGAATGAAACTCGAGCTTTGGATCTCCTGGAGATTCAAAAACCCGTTCCCAAACCATCAGACCCATTCAACTTTCTGAAATGTCGAATCAAGCAAGATATTGTGATTGCTTCAACCTTACGTCTCTTGACACCAACCGACTCGGTTCCACATTGCGACCTCTGCATCGAATTCAACGTGCCCCCTCTATCCTTGACACAGCCATCAACCGGCTCCATTCCGGCATGCGATCCCAGTGAAGGAGAGTCTGAAAACCCCTTATCTAGTCCCCCGACAACCAAACTGACTGATTTGCTAGGCAGCCTTCCAAATCCTCCGCCACTTAAGGTATATGTGTCCGCTTTGCTGAACCCGAAAACTCCATCCGCTACGATCGGGAACGAAAAAAAGGCCATTGATTCGTGGGCGGAGCGATTCATCCGACATCTGCTGACAAAGCCGGAAGCTCAAGTCGAGTCCCCTTGGTATGACTATCTGCTGACCAGATTCTCGATGCTCCTCGGGAAAACGAGCGAAGGCTTCCATTACCTCTACCGAGGAGCCACGACCTTCCCGGACGACTTCAATCTCTCCTTTCTTTTGGGCTATTACTCCATTCATCTCAACCGCGACTTTCATGGTGGGCTCGAGCAGTTGTTCCTGGCTCGTGAAAAAGCTGAAGCCAAGAAAAAACGAATCGACTGGCTGCCTGATGTCGTCCTTCAGGACAAGCAGGTTGCTCTGAAGCGGTTCTCGAGGGCAGAAGAGTATTTTATGCTGCAGTATGCGAAATACGTTGCCCTGTCCCCTCCTCCGGTCGAAGGCCGCAGTGAGTTTATCCCTGGCGAGGACGTCGACGCATGGCTCAACCAGAACTTTCCTGATGGTCATGGCAGCAATGAGTTTTCGACATTGACCACGTTCGCGGAGAAGCCGAGAGAAGCCACGGTGGAGGCGGTCAAAATTTCATGCCGCAGCATACAGAAAAGATTGATCGGACTGTCCTTCCCCATCGAGATCAAAAGGGCAATAGCGGCCTTTCTCGGTCACTTCACGCTGATTGCCCCTGAGTGCTCCCCGGTCGAGGACGACCAGACTGACGAGTACGCTGTGCTTGAAGAAGATGATCTGCTGCAGGGCTCGCCTTGCGGCGACATTCAGACCCCCAACCCGCTACCTGTGAGGAACGAGTTCCGAACACGCCTCCAGATTTGTCAGGACTTCGCCAAGGTCCGGCACCACATCAGAGAACTTCTGGCTCACAAGACCGTTTTACGTTACGCGCATGCGCAAGCGAGAAAACTTTATGAGTCCGAGTCTGTGTCGGAGCAAAAGGCGAAATCCTTCCCTTATCTCTGGGAAAAGGCCGACGTCTATGGACTGATCGCCCTGGTCGAGGCCATTCAGAAGGAATGCCCGCAGCGCACTCAAGACATTCGTACCGCCTTGCGACTATTCCACGTGTCTCGCGCTTCCGTCGAACAAGACGACAGGTTGAACAAAGATAAGGATTTCGTAGAAAGCGTGAAGAAGCGGATCAGCCGTCTTCTGGAAGTGGCAGAAGCATTCTCATGCGGCAGAAATCTCGATTAGCCAGGGACAAGGCACCTCAACCTCCACCCACGAAGCCGAGGACTCGGCAGCCTAAGCTGTGAAAGCCAGACCTTATCTGACAGCCCGATAGAGTTCCTTCTTTTATCGAAAGAAGCGAGACTCCATGACCGCGGAGCAGAAAATCATCAACACCAAAGTCGGCGTCTGAGAATTGGCCAAACAACTCGGCAATGTCTCCAAAACCTGTCAGTTGATGGGCTATAGCCGAGACAACCCCTTGATCATCTGGATAGCGTTCGAGGCCGATCCTGAGGGTCGGACGATCTTGACTCGCATGGCCCAGTTCAACGGAGTGGCTTCTCGAATCACAGCTGAGGAGTTTTGCACTCTTTCCCTATTGCAGGATGGAGCCACCGTCAAGAGGTGTGTAAAAGAACTTCAGGCGGCGATGTTTTTCGGCTGACGGCTCGCTTCGCTCCTCACCTGTCCTGATTGCTTCCGCACCCCGTCCGTAAACTTGCCTCCAGAGGCCACCAGGGGCAGCAGCTCCGTCGCATTGAGCCTTCTCCACGTCTTCTCGGCGACGGTGAGCATCTTCCAGATGATTGCCTTGGCGCTCTCGACCCGTTTGTAGCGGCGTGAGGCGTCCGTCCGAAGCCGCACGGCCGCGAAGGGTGACTCCACGATGTTCGTTGTTCTGAGGTGAATCCAGTGCTCTTTCGGGAAGGAATAGAACGTGACCATCCGGTCCCAGTCCCGCACGAGCGTCTCCACGGCCTTCTGGTCCGTCTTGTTGTACGTGCGGACGAATTTGTCGCGCAGCTGCTCGCACTCGGCCTGGGTCTCGGCATAGGGCATCGCCTTGAGCAGCTCGGCCGCCTTCTGCTGCTCTTTCTTGGGCACCGCGTCCAAGACATTGGTGATCTTGTGATTCCAGCACCGCTGCTCCTTACCGGTGGGATGGAGTTCCCCGAGAGCGGCCCAGATGCCAAGGTGTCCGTCAGCGACCGTGAGCTGCGGAAACTTCAGTCCACGCTCCCGCAGACTGCGCAGGACCTTCAGCCACGACTCCTTGCTCTCCCGCTCGCCGCTCTCGCAGGCCAGCACGATCTTTTTGCCGCTAGCGAGCGCTCCCACGATCGTCAGCAGCGCCGCCTTTCGGTCTTCGATCCCGGCCTTCACATACAGACCATCAGCCCACCAGTAGACGACCTCCAGGGCCGACACATCCCGCGTGTCAGCGGTCATCCAATAATCCCCAGGTGTGGTCATTGAATTTTCCCCACCCTCTACCAGAAGGAGGAGGGAGATGGGACTTGACGAGACGAGCGCGTCGACGATCATGCGTGCCCAGATGGACCAATCTGGGGAGGCGCGCATGGTGGATGAGGGGCGATGGGCGGAGATCCGACGGTTGTTTCACGAGGAGCGGGTATCTATTTCGGAGATCGGGCGGCGGCTGGACGTGGATCGCAAGACGGTGCGCCGCAGTCTGCGGCAGACGACGTGGCACCCGTACCGCCGGGCCGTCGTGGCGGAGACCCTGCTGACGGCCCATGCCGAGTTTGTGCGGGACCGTGCCCCGCAGGTCGGGTATTCCGCGCGGATTCTCTATCAGGAGTTGCGGGCGAGTCGTGGCTACACCGGCAGTTATGAGACCGTGAAGCGGTGTGTGGCGCCATTGCGCGAGGTCCAGCTCCAAGCGGAGCGCGCGCTCCTGCGCTTTGAGACGCCGCCGGGACAGCAAAGTCAGATTGATTGGGGCCAAGCCACCGTGCCGTTCCGCACCGGCCCTGTCGTCGTGCACGTGTTCGTGCTCACGCTGGGCTTCAGCCGCCGCGGGTTCTATGACGCCTGTGCCGATGAGCGGTTGGCCCAGTTTCTCGAGGCCCACGAACGGGCCTTTGCCCATTTCGGTGGCCACACCCGCGAACATCTCTATGACCGGCCGCGGACGGTCTGTTATGCAGATGACACGGGGCGGCGGATCTGGAATCCCACTTTCAAAGCGTTTGCCGACTACTGGGGCTTCGAGCCGCGTGTCTGTCGACCCTATCGGGCGCAGACCAAGGGCAAGGTCGAATCGGGCGTGAAGTATGTGAAGCGGAACTTCCTGCCCGGGCGGACGTTTGTCGATGTGGTGGACTTCCAAGCCCAGCTCGATGAATGGAACGCGACCATCGCGGACTGTCGGCTCCACGGCACGACGCACGAGCCGCCGATCGCACGCTTTGAGCGAGAACGCGGGCAGCTGGTGCCACTGGCGGGGCAGCGCGGCTTCCAGCAGGAGGCCCGCGTCTCACGGATCGTGGCCGAGGACTATCTGGTCAGCCTGGAGACGAACCGGTACTCCGTGCCGTTCCGGCTCATCGGCCAGCGGGTCGAGGTGCTGCGACGGGGTGACACCGTGCACATCTTCCATCGCGACCGCGAGGTGGCGACGCATCCCGTCTTACCCGGGACCCACCAATTCTGCATCCTGCCGGAGCATGGCCCGGGCGCCACTGCGCGGACGGCCCGCCAACGCCGCTCGACCTGGCGTGACCCGGCGAGTCCCCCCGGCGCGCTGCCGGAGGTCGAAGTGCGGGATCTGGCGTGCTACGAGGCGTTGTGCGGGAGCGTGCCCGTGCAGGAGGTGCACCCATGAACCCGACCCAGCTTGAACGGCTTCGTGAACAACTGACGCGCCTGCGGCTCCTCAAGAGCCGCGAGCGGCTCGACGCCCTCTTACAGGAGGCCGCGGCGAAGGACCTCTCGTACGCGGACTTTCTCGACCAGGTCCTCAGCGAAGAAGTCGCGGCCAAGGCGGAGAAGAACATCACGATGCGCACGAGTCTCGCGCGCTTCCCGTTCGTGAAGAGCTTGGAGGCCTTCGACTTCGCCTACCAGCCCTCGCTGGATAAAAAGCAGATCCAGCAGGTGGCGACCTGTCACTTCATCGAGCACGGCGAGAATGTCGTGATCCTGGGGCCGCCCGGGGTGGGCAAGAGCCACCTGGCCATCGGGCTGGGGCTCAAAGCGATCGAGCAGGGCTACCGCGTGTTCTTCACCACCGCGGCCGCCATGATCGCCACCCTGACCCGGGCGCTGACGGAGAATCGGCTGGAAGACAAGTTGAAGCTCTATACGATTCCACGGTTACTGATCATTGATGAGATCGGCTATCTGCCGATTGACCGCACCGGCGCCAACTTGTTTTTCCAGCTCATCTCGCGCCGCTACGAGAAGGGGCCGATGATTCTGACCAGCAATCAGAGCTTCGGGGCCTGGGGCGAGGTGTTTGGCGACCGGGTGCTCGCGACCGCGATCCTCGATCGGGTGCTCCACCACGCGATCACGATCAACATCCGTGGCCATTCGTACCGACTGAAGGAGAAGCTCAAAGCGGGATTGGTGCGAGTCGAAGAAGCCTCAACAACAACCTAACGGGGTGGGGAATTTTCGATGACCATAACTGGGGACATTTGGGTGACCCTTGACACCGACTGCCCTTAGGCGGGTCCAGCGGGGACACCCGTTCCCGCCGCTCATGCCGTTGGCGGCCCAGGAACGTGGTCACCTCTTCCTCCAGGATGCGCTGAAGCTGGTCCTGAATCTGCCCTCTGGCCCACTGCTCCAGCGTGTCGTAACACACCTCGCTTGACTCGACCGCCTCGTGTCTGCTCTTCTCACGCATGGTGGCGTATCCTTTCCCCTCCGCTCCAACGGAGGCTTGGTTGGTTGATGTCCAACC
Proteins encoded in this region:
- a CDS encoding Mobile element protein, producing the protein MEQQTFAEVPFARYRTATRRERFLDEMARVLPWGDLAEVIAPFYPKAEGAGRPPVGIARMLRIHFLQHWFNLSDPAVEEALYDSRALRQFVGIDLGREPVPDETTICKFRHLLEAHQLGEQLFALIRTYLAEPGRQISRGTIVDATIISAPSSTKNRTKTRDPEMHQTKKGNQWYFGMKAHIGVDSRTKLIHSVAATAANVHDSQVLPELLHGNETRVGGDAAYSGQREVIQQHASEATSFIQANAHRHRPLSEADRAKNRTKSKVRAKVEHAFLVIKRIFGWTKARYRGLDKNTNWLFISCGLANLYVIRWRLLAGT
- a CDS encoding Uracil-DNA glycosylase, family 1; this encodes MLPPIPAGWKRLLKAEVSSSPYLALDAFLEREAAEGRTILPPRQDIFRSLRMTPYEAVRVLLLGQDPYHTPSMAHGLCFSVRPHIRSLPPSLKNIYKELRDDVGCRIPNNGCLEPWARQGVLLLNTALTVRAHAANSHRGRGWEAMTDRIIELVDAKPTRVVFVLWGGEAKKKRRLITNAHHVVIASAHPSPLSASKFFGCRCFSRTNRALTDAALAPIDWQIPDR
- a CDS encoding Mobile element protein, which encodes MTADTRDVSALEVVYWWADGLYVKAGIEDRKAALLTIVGALASGKKIVLACESGERESKESWLKVLRSLRERGLKFPQLTVADGHLGIWAALGELHPTGKEQRCWNHKITNVLDAVPKKEQQKAAELLKAMPYAETQAECEQLRDKFVRTYNKTDQKAVETLVRDWDRMVTFYSFPKEHWIHLRTTNIVESPFAAVRLRTDASRRYKRVESAKAIIWKMLTVAEKTWRRLNATELLPLVASGGKFTDGVRKQSGQVRSEASRQPKNIAA
- a CDS encoding Transposase, with translation MGLDETSASTIMRAQMDQSGEARMVDEGRWAEIRRLFHEERVSISEIGRRLDVDRKTVRRSLRQTTWHPYRRAVVAETLLTAHAEFVRDRAPQVGYSARILYQELRASRGYTGSYETVKRCVAPLREVQLQAERALLRFETPPGQQSQIDWGQATVPFRTGPVVVHVFVLTLGFSRRGFYDACADERLAQFLEAHERAFAHFGGHTREHLYDRPRTVCYADDTGRRIWNPTFKAFADYWGFEPRVCRPYRAQTKGKVESGVKYVKRNFLPGRTFVDVVDFQAQLDEWNATIADCRLHGTTHEPPIARFERERGQLVPLAGQRGFQQEARVSRIVAEDYLVSLETNRYSVPFRLIGQRVEVLRRGDTVHIFHRDREVATHPVLPGTHQFCILPEHGPGATARTARQRRSTWRDPASPPGALPEVEVRDLACYEALCGSVPVQEVHP
- a CDS encoding Transposase gives rise to the protein MNPTQLERLREQLTRLRLLKSRERLDALLQEAAAKDLSYADFLDQVLSEEVAAKAEKNITMRTSLARFPFVKSLEAFDFAYQPSLDKKQIQQVATCHFIEHGENVVILGPPGVGKSHLAIGLGLKAIEQGYRVFFTTAAAMIATLTRALTENRLEDKLKLYTIPRLLIIDEIGYLPIDRTGANLFFQLISRRYEKGPMILTSNQSFGAWGEVFGDRVLATAILDRVLHHAITINIRGHSYRLKEKLKAGLVRVEEASTTT